Within Flavobacterium pisciphilum, the genomic segment TTATATTAAAAATGATGCAGATGAAAATTAAAAACATACTTCCGCTATTTATATTCTTAATTACTCTTCCTTTTTATGCTCAGAATGAGAAAATGGATGAAAAGAGAGAAAAAATAAAAGCATACAAAGTTTCTTTCCTTACAACTGAATTAGACTTAACTTCAGCTGAATCAGAAAAATTTTGGCCAATATACAATACGTATGATGACAAACAATTTGAATTGAGACATCAAAAAATGAAAGCGTATACAAGGAAGCTAACTGATGAGAGTTTAAAAAATATGACTGAAAAAGAAGCTGCTACACTGCTTTCTCAAATAGAAAGTACTGATGAAGAATTGTATCTTTTACGCAAA encodes:
- a CDS encoding sensor of ECF-type sigma factor, with product MKIKNILPLFIFLITLPFYAQNEKMDEKREKIKAYKVSFLTTELDLTSAESEKFWPIYNTYDDKQFELRHQKMKAYTRKLTDESLKNMTEKEAATLLSQIESTDEELYLLRKKYATNLKKILPAKKIIILRKSEDDFNRKLLHQYRDKAGKN